The following coding sequences are from one Xiphophorus couchianus chromosome 22, X_couchianus-1.0, whole genome shotgun sequence window:
- the LOC114137625 gene encoding cadherin-1-like isoform X5 → MYGFRVMNKKTYVLHRGQKCIAGSQEDRRYLSTLSNGPFSKSQASPAGRTEDQICEPGFDSESVIFKVTEKHLRPTTIVGKVNFTDCTDVTRLIFTTYDSHFYVETDGTVTVSRWLVLQEGQRRFYIHSWDSKGKKRTVSVVVQYQGDHDAAHSIQSDFPLKDITNNLEDAPQVPILYFPKSNPGLKRRKRGWVVPPLNVAENHRGPYPLALARIRSDFDKVKKIQYKITGPGADEFPVGLFTMDRNTGELYVTQELDREKQDKYMFQVHAVVDGSAPAEEPMEMIVNVIDQNDNKPVFVFLGNVAESSSIGSEVMKVTATDADEPNNDNSQISYRIVSQEPQQPNPSMFVINPTTGAISVNAAGLDRQKYPEYTLEVKAADMNGEGHSALTKVIISVTPGTELPAAQGGGRSRRDADPKIHHSSSEKMFLNLLPLPSEEGMRRRKRSWVIPPLSVPENSRGPFPLKLAQVRSDRSQVTKIIYRLRGPGADQPPVGLFIIDSDSGWLEVTQELDRENQDKYRLEALAVEEGQAEASESIEIIVNVIDQNDNKPVFSRDTFKGEVPQSSAKGFEVMTVQATDPDEENSDNSDVCYRIIRQEPEEPNPSMFAINTTTGLITVDATGLDREKHPQYTLTVVAADMKGEGLMGIAKVILTITDSSSPTGWVIPDITVPENGIGPFPLQLAQIRFNEDETKKILYSISGPGADQPPVGLFTMDGDAGHLYVTQGLDRENQDKYTLQVNAVAEDGGATVGQTQAVVKVTDQNDNKPVFNKDTYEGEVPEASPIGFEVIKVEATDADEPNTDHSEIRYSIISQEPAEPSMFTIDPVSGAITLSTDGLNREKHPQYTLLVRAEDSAGKGSTTLFEQVKVILTVTANSASMSQAGEAKRRRKRFSTAPLSVMEK, encoded by the exons atgtatggtttcagagttatgaacaaaaaaacctatgtcctccacagaggacaaaaatgtattgctgggtctcaggaggatagAAGATATTTATCAACGTTGTCAAATGGTCCTTTTTCAAAAAGTCAG gCTTCACCAGCAGGGCGCACAGAAGACCAAATATGTGAACCAGGATTTGACTCAGAATCAGTTATTTTTAAGGTGACTGAAAAGCATCTGAGGCCAACCACAATCGTGGGAAAAG TGAACTTCACCGACTGCACAGATGTCACGAGGCTTATTTTCACCACTTACGATTCCCATTTCTATGTTGAGACTGATGGGACAGTAACG GTTTCGAGATGGTTGGTTCTTCAGGAGGGACAACGACGTTTCTACATCCACTCCTGGGATTCAAAAGGCAAGAAACGGACTGTCTCTGTTGTGGTTCAGTACCAAGGGGATCATGACGCAGCCCACAGCATCCAGAGTGATTTTCCCCTTAAGGACATCACAAATAACTTAGAG GATGCTCCACAGGTTCCCATTCTGTATTTCCCAAAATCTAATCCAGGACtcaagaggaggaagagaggctGGGTTGTCCCTCCTCTTAATGTTGCTGAAAATCACAGAGGACCTTATCCCCTTGCTCTTGCTCGG ATTCGCTCTGATTTCGATAAAGTGAAGAAGATCCAGTACAAAATCACTGGTCCTGGAGCTGATGAGTTTCCTGTTGGTCTTTTTACCATGGATAGAAACACTGGTGAATTGTATGTCACACAGGAACTGGACAGAGAGAAACAGGACAAGTACATG TTCCAGGTACATGCTGTGGTGGACGGTTCAGCCCCTGCTGAGGAGCCTATGGAGATGATTGTCAATGTTATTGACCAGAATGACAACAAACCTGTTTTCGTCTTCTTGGGAAATGTGGCCGAGTCTTCATCAATAG GTTCTGAGGTGATGAAGGTCACGGCTACAGATGCTGATGAGCCAAACAATGACAACTCACAAATCAGTTATCGCATTGTGAGCCAGGAACCTCAGCAACCAAATCCATCCATGTTTGTCATAAACCCAACTACTGGAGCCATCAGTGTCAATGCTGCTGGACTGGACAGACAG AAATACCCAGAGTATACCCTGGAAGTAAAAGCAGCAGATATGAACGGGGAGGGACATTCTGCATTAACAAAAGTAATCATCTCTGTAACTCCTGGCACCGAGCTCCCT gcTGCCCAAGGAGgagggaggagcaggagggaTGCAGATCCAAAGATTCATCATTCTTCTTCAGAGAAAATGTTCCTAAATCTGTTACCTCTTCCA TCTGAAGAAGGGAtgaggagaaggaagagaagCTGGGTTATTCCTCCCCTCAGTGTTCCTGAGAATAGCAGAGGACCGTTTCCTCTAAAACTTGCTCAG GTCCGCTCTGACAGAAGTCAAGTGACGAAAATCATTTACAGGCTTCGTGGTCCAGGAGCCGATCAGCCACCTGTAGGCCTTTTCATTATAGACAGCGACTCTGGTTGGTTGGAAGTCACACAAGAACTGGACAGAGAGAACCAGGACAAGTACAGA TTAGAAGCACTTGCAGTGGAAGAAGGACAAGCTGAAGCATCTGAGTCCATTGAAATAATTGTGAATGTAATCGATCAGAATGACAACAAACCAGTTTTCAGCAGAGACACCTTCAAGGGAGAAGTGCCTCAGTCCTCAGCCAAAG GTTTTGAGGTGATGACGGTTCAGGCCACAGATCCTGATGAGGAAAATTCAGACAACTCCGATGTCTGCTATCGCATTATAAGACAAGAACCCGAAGAACCAAATCCTTCCATGTTTGCAATCAACACGACTACTGGGCTTATCACAGTCGACGCTACGGGGCTGGACAGAGAG AAACACCCGCAGTACACACTGACAGTGGTAGCTGCTGACATGAAAGGCGAGGGGCTGATGGGGATAGCCAAAGTCATCCTGACTATAACTGATAGTTCTTCCCCT ACTGGCTGGGTTATTCCTGACATTACAGTTCCTGAGAACGGAATTGGACCCTTTCCTTTACAGCTGGCTCAG ATCCGCTTTAATGAGGATGAAACAAAGAAGATCCTTTACAGCATCAGTGGACCAGGAGCAGATCAGCCTCCTGTTGGTCTTTTTACCATGGATGGAGACGCTGGTCATCTGTATGTAACACAGGGACTGGACAGAGAGAACCAGGACAAGTACACA TTGCAGGTAAATGCTGTGGCAGAGGATGGAGGGGCGACAGTAGGACAGACACAGGCTGTGGTCAAAGTTACCGACCAGAACGACAACAAAcctgtttttaataaagacaCCTACGAGGGAGAAGTGCCTGAAGCCTCGCCCATAG gttttgaGGTGATTAAAGTGGAGGCCACAGATGCTGATGAGCCAAATACTGACCACTCAGAGATTCGCTATAGCATTATAAGCCAGGAACCAGCAGAACCCTCCATGTTTACCATCGACCCAGTTTCTGGAGCCATCACTCTTAGTACTGATGGACTGAATAGAGAG AAACACCCTCAGTACACTCTGCTGGTCAGAGCAGAAGACTCTGCTGGCAAAGGCAGCACTACTTTATTTGAGCAAGTTAAAGTAATTCTGACTGTGACAGCAAACTCT GCGTCCATGTCGCAGGCTGGTGAagcaaagaggaggaggaagcgtTTTTCCACAGCTCCATTATCTGTCATGGAGAAGTGA
- the LOC114137625 gene encoding cadherin-1-like isoform X7 codes for MYGFRVMNKKTYVLHRGQKCIAGSQEDRRYLSTLSNGPFSKSQASPAGRTEDQICEPGFDSESVIFKVTEKHLRPTTIVGKVNFTDCTDVTRLIFTTYDSHFYVETDGTVTVSRWLVLQEGQRRFYIHSWDSKGKKRTVSVVVQYQGDHDAAHSIQSDFPLKDITNNLEDAPQVPILYFPKSNPGLKRRKRGWVVPPLNVAENHRGPYPLALARIRSDFDKVKKIQYKITGPGADEFPVGLFTMDRNTGELYVTQELDREKQDKYMFQVHAVVDGSAPAEEPMEMIVNVIDQNDNKPVFVFLGNVAESSSIGSEVMKVTATDADEPNNDNSQISYRIVSQEPQQPNPSMFVINPTTGAISVNAAGLDRQKYPEYTLEVKAADMNGEGHSALTKVIISVTPGTELPAAQGGGRSRRDADPKIHHSSSEKMFLNLLPLPSEEGMRRRKRSWVIPPLSVPENSRGPFPLKLAQVRSDRSQVTKIIYRLRGPGADQPPVGLFIIDSDSGWLEVTQELDRENQDKYRLEALAVEEGQAEASESIEIIVNVIDQNDNKPVFSRDTFKGEVPQSSAKGFEVMTVQATDPDEENSDNSDVCYRIIRQEPEEPNPSMFAINTTTGLITVDATGLDREKHPQYTLTVVAADMKGEGLMGIAKVILTITDSSSPTGWVIPDITVPENGIGPFPLQLAQIRFNEDETKKILYSISGPGADQPPVGLFTMDGDAGHLYVTQGLDRENQDKYTLQVNAVAEDGGATVGQTQAVVKVTDQNDNKPVFNKDTYEGEVPEASPIGFEVIKVEATDADEPNTDHSEIRYSIISQEPAEPSMFTIDPVSGAITLSTDGLNREKHPQYTLLVRAEDSAGKGSTTLFEQVKVILTVTANSTKLQLPDGSVFSHFRDSE; via the exons atgtatggtttcagagttatgaacaaaaaaacctatgtcctccacagaggacaaaaatgtattgctgggtctcaggaggatagAAGATATTTATCAACGTTGTCAAATGGTCCTTTTTCAAAAAGTCAG gCTTCACCAGCAGGGCGCACAGAAGACCAAATATGTGAACCAGGATTTGACTCAGAATCAGTTATTTTTAAGGTGACTGAAAAGCATCTGAGGCCAACCACAATCGTGGGAAAAG TGAACTTCACCGACTGCACAGATGTCACGAGGCTTATTTTCACCACTTACGATTCCCATTTCTATGTTGAGACTGATGGGACAGTAACG GTTTCGAGATGGTTGGTTCTTCAGGAGGGACAACGACGTTTCTACATCCACTCCTGGGATTCAAAAGGCAAGAAACGGACTGTCTCTGTTGTGGTTCAGTACCAAGGGGATCATGACGCAGCCCACAGCATCCAGAGTGATTTTCCCCTTAAGGACATCACAAATAACTTAGAG GATGCTCCACAGGTTCCCATTCTGTATTTCCCAAAATCTAATCCAGGACtcaagaggaggaagagaggctGGGTTGTCCCTCCTCTTAATGTTGCTGAAAATCACAGAGGACCTTATCCCCTTGCTCTTGCTCGG ATTCGCTCTGATTTCGATAAAGTGAAGAAGATCCAGTACAAAATCACTGGTCCTGGAGCTGATGAGTTTCCTGTTGGTCTTTTTACCATGGATAGAAACACTGGTGAATTGTATGTCACACAGGAACTGGACAGAGAGAAACAGGACAAGTACATG TTCCAGGTACATGCTGTGGTGGACGGTTCAGCCCCTGCTGAGGAGCCTATGGAGATGATTGTCAATGTTATTGACCAGAATGACAACAAACCTGTTTTCGTCTTCTTGGGAAATGTGGCCGAGTCTTCATCAATAG GTTCTGAGGTGATGAAGGTCACGGCTACAGATGCTGATGAGCCAAACAATGACAACTCACAAATCAGTTATCGCATTGTGAGCCAGGAACCTCAGCAACCAAATCCATCCATGTTTGTCATAAACCCAACTACTGGAGCCATCAGTGTCAATGCTGCTGGACTGGACAGACAG AAATACCCAGAGTATACCCTGGAAGTAAAAGCAGCAGATATGAACGGGGAGGGACATTCTGCATTAACAAAAGTAATCATCTCTGTAACTCCTGGCACCGAGCTCCCT gcTGCCCAAGGAGgagggaggagcaggagggaTGCAGATCCAAAGATTCATCATTCTTCTTCAGAGAAAATGTTCCTAAATCTGTTACCTCTTCCA TCTGAAGAAGGGAtgaggagaaggaagagaagCTGGGTTATTCCTCCCCTCAGTGTTCCTGAGAATAGCAGAGGACCGTTTCCTCTAAAACTTGCTCAG GTCCGCTCTGACAGAAGTCAAGTGACGAAAATCATTTACAGGCTTCGTGGTCCAGGAGCCGATCAGCCACCTGTAGGCCTTTTCATTATAGACAGCGACTCTGGTTGGTTGGAAGTCACACAAGAACTGGACAGAGAGAACCAGGACAAGTACAGA TTAGAAGCACTTGCAGTGGAAGAAGGACAAGCTGAAGCATCTGAGTCCATTGAAATAATTGTGAATGTAATCGATCAGAATGACAACAAACCAGTTTTCAGCAGAGACACCTTCAAGGGAGAAGTGCCTCAGTCCTCAGCCAAAG GTTTTGAGGTGATGACGGTTCAGGCCACAGATCCTGATGAGGAAAATTCAGACAACTCCGATGTCTGCTATCGCATTATAAGACAAGAACCCGAAGAACCAAATCCTTCCATGTTTGCAATCAACACGACTACTGGGCTTATCACAGTCGACGCTACGGGGCTGGACAGAGAG AAACACCCGCAGTACACACTGACAGTGGTAGCTGCTGACATGAAAGGCGAGGGGCTGATGGGGATAGCCAAAGTCATCCTGACTATAACTGATAGTTCTTCCCCT ACTGGCTGGGTTATTCCTGACATTACAGTTCCTGAGAACGGAATTGGACCCTTTCCTTTACAGCTGGCTCAG ATCCGCTTTAATGAGGATGAAACAAAGAAGATCCTTTACAGCATCAGTGGACCAGGAGCAGATCAGCCTCCTGTTGGTCTTTTTACCATGGATGGAGACGCTGGTCATCTGTATGTAACACAGGGACTGGACAGAGAGAACCAGGACAAGTACACA TTGCAGGTAAATGCTGTGGCAGAGGATGGAGGGGCGACAGTAGGACAGACACAGGCTGTGGTCAAAGTTACCGACCAGAACGACAACAAAcctgtttttaataaagacaCCTACGAGGGAGAAGTGCCTGAAGCCTCGCCCATAG gttttgaGGTGATTAAAGTGGAGGCCACAGATGCTGATGAGCCAAATACTGACCACTCAGAGATTCGCTATAGCATTATAAGCCAGGAACCAGCAGAACCCTCCATGTTTACCATCGACCCAGTTTCTGGAGCCATCACTCTTAGTACTGATGGACTGAATAGAGAG AAACACCCTCAGTACACTCTGCTGGTCAGAGCAGAAGACTCTGCTGGCAAAGGCAGCACTACTTTATTTGAGCAAGTTAAAGTAATTCTGACTGTGACAGCAAACTCT ACGAAGCTCCAGCTGCCAGACGGCTCTGTGTTCAGTCACTTCAGAGATTCTGAATAG